A window of the Mucilaginibacter sp. cycad4 genome harbors these coding sequences:
- a CDS encoding SDR family oxidoreductase yields the protein MAYNLLKGKKGIIFGALNEQSIAWKVAQRAVQEGAEIVLSNAPIALRMGELNKLAEECNAPVIGADVTNGDDINNLFTKTMEHFGGKVDFILHSIGMSVNVRKNIPYFENNYEFTHKGFDISALSLHRILQAAMKHDAINEWGSVLALSYIAAQRYFPGYNDMADNKAVLESIARNFGYEYGMAKKVRVNTISQSPTRTTAGSGVKGFDGFIEFAEKMSPLGNADADQCADYCVTMFSDLTKMVTMQNLYHDGGFSFTGVTQAVIDQMAK from the coding sequence ATGGCTTATAATTTATTAAAAGGCAAAAAAGGCATCATATTCGGTGCGTTAAATGAGCAATCAATAGCCTGGAAGGTGGCACAACGCGCCGTACAGGAAGGTGCTGAAATTGTATTATCAAATGCCCCTATTGCTTTACGCATGGGCGAACTCAATAAACTGGCCGAAGAATGCAATGCGCCGGTTATTGGTGCCGATGTTACCAATGGCGATGATATCAACAACCTGTTTACCAAAACTATGGAACATTTTGGTGGCAAGGTTGACTTCATCCTGCACTCGATAGGTATGAGCGTTAACGTGCGCAAAAACATCCCATACTTTGAAAACAACTACGAATTTACCCACAAAGGGTTTGATATATCGGCATTAAGCCTTCACCGCATCTTACAAGCGGCCATGAAACATGATGCCATTAATGAATGGGGATCGGTACTGGCTTTAAGCTATATCGCTGCTCAGCGCTATTTCCCTGGTTATAACGATATGGCCGATAACAAAGCGGTATTGGAGAGTATTGCCCGTAACTTTGGTTACGAGTACGGCATGGCTAAAAAAGTACGTGTTAACACCATCTCACAGTCGCCAACTCGTACTACTGCAGGTTCAGGTGTTAAAGGCTTCGACGGCTTTATTGAGTTTGCTGAAAAAATGAGCCCGCTGGGTAACGCTGATGCCGATCAGTGCGCTGATTATTGCGTAACTATGTTCAGCGATCTAACTAAAATGGTTACCATGCAAAACCTGTATCATGACGGTGGTTTCTCATTTACCGGCGTAACCCAAGCGGTTATTGACCAGATGGCTAAATAA
- a CDS encoding IS3 family transposase produces MKDMYTRISLVRLCRLLGITRQAYYQHFWQQEASGIEDTLILQEVVSIRQDHRAMGGRKLYEKLHPFLLDHGIKMGRDALFDLLSANGLLVKKRRRRHVTTWSGHRFNRWPNIIRSLEVVRPNQLWVSDITYWKVKEEHLYISLITDAYSHKVVGYHLADTLETIETIQALKMALKDLPEQLPEALIHHSDRGVQYCTESYVKLLQDRYIKISMTENGDPLENAVAERMNGILKEEYLKHHRPENKQQAKQLLDRAIELYNKHRPHFSIGLLTPQHVHDKSLLPQKLWKNYYRKNTNIVNVSQDITTLVNT; encoded by the coding sequence ATGAAAGACATGTATACAAGGATCAGCCTTGTACGATTATGTCGGTTACTTGGTATTACCCGCCAGGCCTATTATCAGCACTTTTGGCAACAAGAAGCATCTGGAATAGAGGATACACTTATATTGCAGGAGGTTGTCAGCATTCGCCAAGACCACCGGGCAATGGGTGGCAGGAAGCTTTATGAAAAGCTGCACCCTTTTTTGCTTGATCATGGCATTAAAATGGGACGGGATGCACTGTTCGACCTGTTGTCAGCTAATGGACTGTTAGTAAAGAAACGCCGCAGGCGGCATGTGACGACCTGGTCGGGTCACCGGTTCAACAGATGGCCGAATATCATACGCAGCCTGGAGGTCGTCAGGCCTAACCAACTGTGGGTAAGCGATATCACCTACTGGAAAGTAAAAGAAGAACATTTGTACATCAGTTTGATAACGGACGCTTATTCGCACAAAGTAGTTGGCTATCATTTGGCTGATACCTTAGAAACGATCGAAACGATACAGGCCTTGAAAATGGCTTTAAAAGACCTGCCTGAACAATTGCCGGAGGCACTTATACATCACTCGGACCGGGGAGTGCAATATTGCACAGAAAGCTATGTAAAGCTATTACAGGACAGATACATCAAGATCAGTATGACCGAGAACGGTGACCCATTAGAGAATGCCGTTGCTGAACGAATGAACGGCATTCTTAAAGAAGAATATCTTAAGCATCACCGGCCTGAGAATAAGCAACAAGCAAAACAATTACTGGATAGAGCTATCGAGTTGTATAACAAACACCGGCCACACTTCAGTATCGGTCTGCTAACGCCCCAACATGTGCATGATAAAAGCTTGCTACCTCAAAAATTGTGGAAGAACTATTATCGCAAAAACACTAACATTGTAAACGTATCACAGGACATCACTACACTTGTAAATACATAA
- the recN gene encoding DNA repair protein RecN: MLQKLTINNYALIDNLEIGFDSGLNILTGETGAGKSIILGALSLILGQRAESKYFFNQQKKCVIEGTFKISGFHLADFFEENDLDYETETVLRREISADGKSRAFVNDTPVNLTALKQLGEKLIDIHSQHATLEINDPDFQLLVVDSVARHSDLLFDYQTKFRTYKKSLSKLNQLIAESDKAKADLDYFQFQFDELEKGALVADEQEHLEQELNTLNNAEEIKRNLLSANYLLQDGEMAALIQLKEAGQALGSIERYNLAVAELRQRINSVIIELKDVAAEIEAIEQHTFIDEARAEEVNTRLSMMYNLQKKHRVSTNAELLQIQDELSEKIQQALFSDEAIEKLQKQIAADKAELEKLAVELSANRKKAIPDIEKQVLATLAEMGMASSSLKIEQHSTPPRPPAGGGADSPAAVLTATGIDNIRFLFSANKGHALAEMSKVASGGELSRLMLSIKSIVAQYTALPTIIFDEIDTGVSGEVANKVGQIMERLSQNLQVITITHLPQIASKGQSHYFVYKDNSEAATFTRIKQLSNDERVFEIAKMLSGDKPGESALQNARELLAP; encoded by the coding sequence ATGCTTCAAAAGCTAACCATTAATAATTACGCGCTTATCGATAACCTGGAGATAGGTTTTGATAGCGGCCTGAACATATTAACCGGCGAAACCGGTGCAGGTAAATCGATCATATTGGGTGCCCTTTCACTTATTTTAGGACAGCGGGCCGAAAGTAAATACTTTTTTAACCAGCAAAAAAAATGCGTTATCGAGGGCACTTTTAAAATAAGCGGCTTTCACCTGGCCGATTTCTTTGAAGAGAACGATCTCGATTACGAAACGGAGACCGTGCTGCGCCGGGAGATCTCGGCCGATGGCAAATCCCGTGCTTTTGTGAACGATACCCCGGTTAACCTTACAGCGCTGAAACAATTAGGCGAAAAGCTGATCGACATCCACTCGCAGCACGCTACGCTGGAGATCAATGACCCGGATTTTCAGTTACTGGTAGTTGATTCGGTGGCCCGACATTCGGACTTGCTGTTTGATTATCAAACCAAATTCCGTACCTACAAAAAATCGCTAAGCAAACTTAACCAGTTGATTGCCGAAAGCGATAAAGCCAAGGCTGACCTGGATTATTTTCAGTTTCAGTTTGATGAGCTGGAAAAAGGCGCTTTGGTTGCCGATGAGCAGGAACATTTGGAACAGGAGCTTAACACCCTTAATAATGCAGAAGAAATTAAGCGCAACCTTTTAAGCGCCAATTATCTTTTGCAGGATGGTGAAATGGCCGCATTAATCCAATTAAAAGAAGCCGGCCAGGCTTTAGGTTCGATAGAAAGATACAACCTGGCCGTAGCTGAACTGCGCCAACGCATAAACAGCGTTATTATTGAGTTGAAAGATGTTGCCGCCGAAATTGAAGCCATTGAACAGCATACTTTTATTGATGAGGCCCGTGCCGAAGAAGTGAACACACGGTTGAGCATGATGTACAATCTGCAAAAAAAGCACCGGGTAAGTACCAATGCCGAATTATTGCAGATCCAGGATGAACTATCTGAAAAGATCCAGCAAGCCCTGTTCAGCGATGAAGCCATAGAAAAGCTGCAAAAACAAATAGCTGCAGATAAAGCTGAGCTGGAAAAACTGGCAGTAGAATTATCTGCTAATCGCAAAAAAGCTATTCCGGATATTGAAAAACAGGTATTGGCAACACTGGCCGAAATGGGCATGGCAAGTTCAAGCTTAAAAATTGAGCAGCACTCGACGCCCCCCCGTCCGCCGGCTGGCGGAGGTGCTGATAGTCCTGCGGCTGTGCTTACGGCTACGGGGATTGATAATATCCGCTTCTTGTTTTCGGCTAATAAGGGGCATGCTTTGGCCGAGATGAGCAAGGTGGCTTCGGGCGGTGAGCTTTCCCGGCTGATGCTAAGCATTAAATCTATCGTGGCACAGTATACAGCTTTACCTACCATTATTTTTGATGAGATTGATACCGGTGTATCCGGCGAAGTGGCCAATAAGGTGGGGCAGATCATGGAACGTTTATCGCAAAACCTGCAGGTAATTACCATTACCCACCTGCCGCAAATTGCCAGCAAAGGCCAAAGCCATTATTTTGTTTATAAAGATAATAGTGAGGCCGCCACCTTTACCCGCATTAAACAGCTAAGCAATGATGAGCGTGTGTTTGAAATTGCTAAAATGTTGAGTGGTGATAAGCCGGGGGAGAGTGCGTTGCAGAATGCGAGGGAATTATTAGCCCCCTAA
- a CDS encoding M56 family metallopeptidase — protein sequence MENLFYNISQVLGVTILQSLWQGLLIWFALRLVFICAPQLSAIKKHNWAMGAMLTLSAWFTYTFIHHFRLHEWINYTSANAPSLLPRFYLPLHEVAARPQNSYYEYVIKGYLPYISALYFVGLVFNLLKVSLSWQKISLIKRTMVPADRLQDFADELCQKLGITKNVWVNFSRMVDAPCMIGFLSPVILLPITLTTYLSATEVEAILLHELSHIKRNDYLLNLVQQFISILLFFNPFAQLINRIINRERENSCDDLVVQTTQQPLIYAHALLKLEQTRQQHLQLALAANGKKYHLLNRIERIMKTKKPIGNIRHLLVAIAITTAGVSSIAWLNPTIKDGKLTVKKVSAPAALHAIFVEDTTHKVKAKKAVTYKKKTQAEIVKAKQRHDDFNYDGFNDSQLEKLSAEVSKQGELIGKYYASDAFKKQQEMLDAKSKALQAYYNTDDMEKMKLEMQKMGEDFQKEYGETSESKRTSEQMGEIGRKIGAYYNSPDFKKMNSELEKKYGIPHDRGYNSYNDDRDPNYKKYQDELQSKIPAEVKAQTEQLKNLGQKIRGRYDSPEFIAKRNRMQAMGDSLRLAYDNPDIKKLQEDMKNIGKQMRVYQGSPEIRAAQQRLKEASKQLQEYMKSPAFKQKMKLYRDKMDKDFDYKFDTDNLEDVKTDTATN from the coding sequence ATGGAAAACTTATTCTATAATATAAGCCAGGTGTTAGGCGTAACCATTCTGCAATCGTTATGGCAGGGATTGCTGATATGGTTTGCCTTAAGATTAGTGTTCATTTGCGCGCCGCAACTATCGGCCATTAAAAAGCATAATTGGGCTATGGGCGCTATGCTTACTTTAAGCGCCTGGTTTACATACACGTTTATCCATCACTTCAGGCTGCATGAGTGGATCAATTACACATCCGCCAATGCACCATCTTTATTACCACGTTTCTACCTGCCGTTGCATGAAGTAGCAGCCAGACCACAAAACAGTTATTACGAATACGTTATAAAAGGCTATCTGCCCTATATATCAGCCCTTTACTTTGTTGGTTTAGTGTTTAACCTGCTTAAGGTAAGTTTAAGCTGGCAAAAGATCAGCCTGATAAAACGTACCATGGTACCTGCCGACAGGCTGCAGGACTTTGCCGATGAGCTTTGCCAAAAGCTGGGCATTACTAAAAATGTGTGGGTAAACTTTAGCCGTATGGTTGATGCGCCCTGCATGATTGGCTTTTTAAGCCCCGTTATTTTGTTGCCGATAACCCTTACTACATACTTATCGGCTACCGAGGTTGAAGCCATTTTACTGCACGAGCTATCGCACATTAAGCGTAACGACTACCTGCTTAACCTGGTGCAGCAATTTATTTCCATACTGTTATTCTTTAATCCCTTTGCCCAATTAATTAACCGCATTATTAACCGGGAGCGCGAAAACAGCTGCGATGACCTTGTTGTGCAAACCACACAACAACCGTTGATCTATGCGCATGCCCTCCTTAAGCTTGAGCAAACCAGGCAGCAGCATTTACAGCTGGCCCTGGCTGCTAACGGCAAAAAATATCATTTATTAAACAGAATTGAACGCATCATGAAAACCAAGAAACCTATAGGCAATATCCGCCACCTGCTTGTGGCCATTGCTATAACGACTGCCGGCGTTAGCAGCATTGCCTGGCTAAACCCCACCATTAAAGATGGCAAGTTAACTGTTAAAAAGGTTAGTGCTCCTGCTGCCTTACACGCCATATTTGTAGAAGACACAACGCACAAGGTCAAAGCCAAAAAAGCTGTAACTTATAAAAAGAAAACCCAGGCCGAAATAGTTAAAGCCAAACAACGTCATGATGATTTTAATTACGACGGCTTTAACGATTCCCAGCTTGAAAAATTAAGTGCCGAGGTAAGCAAACAAGGTGAACTGATTGGCAAATATTACGCCAGCGACGCCTTCAAAAAGCAACAGGAAATGCTTGACGCAAAAAGCAAAGCATTACAGGCCTATTATAACACAGATGACATGGAGAAAATGAAGCTCGAAATGCAAAAAATGGGCGAAGATTTTCAAAAGGAATATGGCGAAACATCTGAATCAAAAAGAACCAGCGAACAGATGGGTGAAATTGGCCGCAAAATCGGCGCTTACTACAATAGTCCCGACTTTAAAAAAATGAACAGTGAGTTGGAGAAAAAGTACGGCATTCCGCATGATCGTGGATATAATAGCTATAACGACGACAGAGACCCTAACTACAAAAAATACCAGGACGAACTGCAAAGCAAGATCCCGGCTGAAGTAAAAGCCCAAACCGAGCAGTTAAAAAACCTGGGCCAAAAAATCCGCGGCCGTTATGATTCGCCGGAATTTATTGCCAAAAGAAACCGCATGCAAGCCATGGGTGATAGCCTGAGATTAGCTTACGATAATCCTGATATAAAAAAGCTACAGGAAGACATGAAAAATATCGGCAAACAAATGCGCGTTTACCAGGGCAGTCCCGAAATAAGGGCAGCACAACAACGCCTTAAAGAAGCCAGCAAACAACTGCAGGAGTACATGAAAAGTCCGGCTTTTAAACAGAAAATGAAATTGTATCGCGATAAAATGGATAAAGACTTTGATTATAAGTTTGACACCGACAATTTGGAAGATGTAAAAACTGATACAGCTACTAACTGA
- a CDS encoding BlaI/MecI/CopY family transcriptional regulator, translating into MEIKPTESELEILQVIWKKGQCTVREVHEELAKNKDAGYTTTLKLMQIMHDKGMVERDTTSKTHLYKALFSMEQAQSNALDKILSTVFKGSTSDLVIQALGQHRASKDEIDAIKNFLNQFDQDKK; encoded by the coding sequence ATGGAAATTAAACCAACAGAAAGCGAACTTGAAATTTTACAGGTAATTTGGAAAAAGGGCCAGTGCACCGTACGTGAAGTTCATGAAGAGCTTGCTAAAAACAAGGATGCTGGCTACACCACCACCTTAAAACTCATGCAGATAATGCATGATAAGGGAATGGTTGAGCGCGACACCACTTCAAAAACACATTTATACAAAGCTTTATTCAGCATGGAGCAAGCACAAAGCAACGCTTTGGATAAAATCTTGTCTACTGTATTTAAAGGCTCTACTTCCGATTTGGTGATCCAGGCGCTTGGCCAGCACCGCGCATCAAAAGACGAGATTGACGCTATTAAAAACTTTTTGAATCAATTTGATCAGGATAAAAAATAA
- the murB gene encoding UDP-N-acetylmuramate dehydrogenase yields the protein MLQIQENVSLKNFNTFGIDTRARYFVEIAHEDELAELFADPQWLQTERLVLGGGSNMLMVNDFDGLVIRMNIRGIEHRISHNDVYVEAGGGEVWNDLVNYCVDHGYAGIENLSLIPGSVGASPIQNIGAYGVELKDVFHTCRAFEIATGTFKGFSKEDCKFGYRESVFKAELKEQYIIVSVKFHLSLIPNINIQYGAIGQELQNRGIVNPTIKEVSQVVAHIRVSKLPDPSTIGNAGSFFKNPVISAEEFAVIQSKFPDVVNYPAADGGVKLAAGWLIEQCGWKGKTVGHTGTWKNQALVLVNHGGATGQEVYDFSSQIIDSVYTKFGVTLQREVNIIS from the coding sequence ATGCTCCAAATACAGGAAAACGTATCCCTCAAAAATTTTAACACCTTCGGGATTGATACCCGTGCCCGCTACTTTGTGGAAATAGCCCATGAAGATGAACTTGCCGAACTGTTTGCCGACCCGCAATGGCTGCAAACCGAACGACTGGTGCTCGGCGGCGGCAGCAATATGCTCATGGTTAATGATTTTGATGGGCTGGTAATCCGTATGAATATCCGCGGAATAGAACACCGCATCAGCCATAATGATGTGTATGTTGAAGCAGGCGGCGGCGAGGTATGGAACGACCTGGTAAATTACTGCGTTGATCACGGTTATGCCGGTATCGAAAATCTGAGCCTGATTCCCGGTTCGGTAGGGGCATCGCCTATACAAAACATAGGTGCTTACGGTGTAGAGCTTAAGGATGTGTTTCATACCTGCCGGGCTTTTGAAATAGCCACTGGTACATTTAAAGGGTTTAGTAAGGAAGATTGCAAGTTTGGCTATCGCGAGAGTGTTTTCAAAGCCGAACTGAAGGAACAGTATATTATAGTATCGGTAAAATTCCATTTATCACTCATCCCCAATATAAATATTCAGTATGGTGCAATAGGGCAGGAGCTGCAAAACAGGGGGATTGTAAATCCTACTATAAAAGAAGTATCGCAGGTAGTGGCGCACATCCGGGTATCCAAACTGCCCGATCCATCAACTATAGGCAACGCCGGCAGCTTTTTCAAAAATCCGGTGATCAGCGCCGAAGAGTTTGCAGTAATACAATCTAAATTTCCTGATGTAGTGAACTATCCCGCGGCCGATGGAGGAGTAAAATTGGCGGCCGGCTGGCTTATTGAACAGTGTGGATGGAAGGGAAAAACGGTTGGCCACACAGGAACCTGGAAGAATCAAGCCCTGGTATTAGTAAACCACGGAGGCGCTACCGGGCAGGAAGTGTATGATTTTTCGTCGCAAATCATAGACAGTGTGTACACTAAATTTGGCGTTACCCTACAACGGGAGGTTAATATTATTAGTTAA
- a CDS encoding RNA polymerase sigma factor, with product MTKIEFNTLVLRQATSLRSYALHFTHDADDANDLVQDTMLKAITYYNKFKEGTNLKGWLYTIMKNTFINNYRRFVKMSTFVTKSDEISSPNLVFSSTKNQGEAKFVMDDIKKALDRLPEDYYVPFTMYFEGHKYHEIADHLDIPIGTVKTRIHVARKLLKKNLKAYDNGIAKPVYAEN from the coding sequence ATGACAAAGATTGAGTTTAACACCCTTGTACTACGTCAGGCGACTTCTTTAAGATCATACGCTTTACATTTCACGCACGACGCAGACGATGCTAACGACCTTGTCCAGGATACAATGTTGAAGGCCATAACTTACTACAACAAGTTTAAGGAAGGCACCAATTTAAAAGGATGGTTATATACCATCATGAAAAACACATTCATCAACAACTATCGCCGTTTTGTTAAAATGAGCACTTTCGTTACCAAGAGTGATGAAATTTCATCACCAAACCTGGTATTTAGTTCCACCAAAAACCAGGGCGAAGCCAAATTTGTTATGGATGATATTAAAAAAGCCTTAGACAGGCTGCCCGAAGATTATTATGTACCCTTCACCATGTATTTTGAAGGCCATAAATACCATGAAATTGCCGATCACCTGGATATCCCGATCGGTACCGTAAAAACCCGCATACACGTAGCACGCAAGCTGCTCAAGAAAAACCTTAAGGCATATGATAACGGCATCGCCAAACCCGTTTACGCAGAGAATTAA
- a CDS encoding phytoene desaturase family protein, translated as MSSSKHIIVIGSGFAGLSAACVLAKEGYKVTILEKNDQPGGRARVWEQDSFRFDMGPSWYWMPDVFENFFALFGKKPSNYYRLKRLDPGYRVYYSKNEMFDVPADMAELEALFEHTEPGSSKALRNFLAQAAYKYKVGMGEYVFRPSHSITEFIDFNLIKKSFSIQLLTSISSHVRKYFKNPKLIKMLEFPVLFLGATPQNTPAMYSMMNYADLSLGTWYPMGGMNEIVKAMVSLATELGVEIKLDTEVKKINVKDKQVDKIQTNNGAFTADMVIAGADYQHVDQRLLDEPHRNYTAKYWGSRTMSPSGLLFYIGTNKKVPGIQHHNLFFDEDFELHAKEIYTSPQWPTNPLFYVCCSSKTDSTVAPEGGENLFFLMPIAPGLNDDESIREKYFNLMMDRFAHITGQDIRDSIVVKRSYALNDFKADYHSFKGNAYGLANTLAQTAFFKPAMRAKHISNLLYTGQLTVPGPGVPPAIISGQVVAAEAMKVLTD; from the coding sequence ATGAGCAGCAGCAAGCATATTATTGTTATTGGTTCGGGCTTTGCTGGCTTATCGGCAGCCTGTGTTTTGGCTAAAGAAGGCTATAAAGTTACTATACTGGAAAAAAATGACCAGCCCGGTGGCCGTGCCAGGGTCTGGGAGCAGGATAGTTTCAGGTTTGATATGGGGCCAAGCTGGTACTGGATGCCTGATGTATTTGAAAACTTTTTTGCACTGTTCGGCAAAAAACCGTCCAATTATTACCGGCTTAAAAGACTGGATCCCGGCTACCGTGTTTATTACAGCAAAAACGAAATGTTTGATGTCCCCGCAGATATGGCTGAGCTTGAAGCCCTGTTTGAGCACACGGAACCCGGCAGCAGTAAAGCATTACGCAATTTTTTAGCCCAGGCGGCGTATAAATACAAAGTAGGCATGGGCGAATATGTTTTCCGTCCCTCCCACTCCATTACTGAGTTTATTGATTTCAATCTCATCAAAAAAAGCTTCAGTATTCAACTGTTGACCAGCATAAGCAGTCATGTACGCAAATATTTTAAAAACCCCAAACTAATTAAAATGTTGGAGTTCCCGGTATTGTTTTTAGGTGCTACCCCTCAAAATACCCCGGCCATGTACAGCATGATGAATTATGCAGATCTGTCCCTTGGCACCTGGTACCCTATGGGTGGTATGAATGAGATTGTAAAGGCTATGGTAAGCCTGGCTACCGAACTCGGGGTTGAAATTAAATTGGATACCGAGGTTAAAAAAATCAACGTAAAAGATAAACAGGTTGATAAAATCCAAACCAATAACGGTGCATTCACTGCCGATATGGTAATTGCCGGGGCCGACTATCAACATGTCGACCAGCGCCTGCTTGATGAGCCTCATCGTAATTACACCGCGAAATATTGGGGTAGCCGCACCATGTCGCCATCGGGTTTGTTGTTCTATATCGGCACCAACAAAAAAGTGCCGGGCATACAGCACCATAATTTATTTTTTGACGAGGATTTTGAGCTGCATGCCAAAGAGATCTATACCTCACCGCAATGGCCTACCAATCCGCTTTTTTATGTTTGCTGCAGTTCAAAAACGGACAGCACCGTTGCTCCGGAGGGCGGTGAAAATTTATTCTTTTTAATGCCCATAGCACCTGGTTTGAACGATGATGAATCCATCCGTGAAAAATATTTTAACCTGATGATGGACAGATTTGCTCACATTACTGGGCAGGATATCAGGGATTCGATTGTAGTGAAGCGAAGTTATGCGCTTAATGATTTCAAAGCCGACTATCACTCTTTTAAAGGCAATGCTTACGGATTGGCTAACACACTTGCCCAAACCGCATTTTTTAAACCCGCCATGCGGGCAAAACATATCAGCAACTTGTTGTATACCGGCCAGCTTACAGTGCCCGGGCCTGGCGTTCCGCCCGCTATTATATCCGGGCAGGTGGTGGCAGCGGAGGCCATGAAAGTTTTAACAGATTAA
- a CDS encoding phytoene/squalene synthase family protein: MTTRVPMMNLYDETCFECSKLITKKYSTSFSLGIKTFDKSFRYPIYAIYGFVRYADEIVDTFHGYNQQQLMSRFEEETFKAIKERISTNPVIHSFQQVVNRYGIDHELIRAFLRSMEMDLDNKAYDKDSYQTYIYGSAEVIGMMCLRVFTNDDALYQALIPKARSLGAAFQKINFLRDVKADYTERGRTYFPGIDFNNFTERDKLAIEAEIKHDFDEAFEGIKRLPVGTRLGVYIAYIYYLQLFKKISYTPANVILQKRIRVSDARKMSLYVKAVLQQKLNVI; this comes from the coding sequence ATGACCACGCGAGTGCCGATGATGAACCTGTACGATGAAACTTGTTTTGAATGCAGTAAACTGATAACAAAAAAATACAGCACTTCTTTTAGTCTCGGCATTAAAACTTTTGATAAAAGCTTTCGGTATCCCATTTATGCTATCTACGGCTTTGTACGTTACGCCGATGAAATTGTAGATACCTTTCATGGGTACAACCAACAGCAACTGATGAGCAGGTTTGAGGAGGAGACTTTCAAGGCTATTAAAGAAAGGATCAGTACTAATCCTGTGATCCATTCTTTTCAACAGGTAGTTAACCGGTATGGTATTGATCATGAGCTTATCAGGGCTTTTCTAAGATCAATGGAAATGGACCTGGATAATAAAGCTTATGATAAGGATAGCTATCAAACTTATATTTATGGTTCGGCAGAGGTTATCGGCATGATGTGCCTGCGTGTTTTTACCAATGATGATGCCCTGTACCAGGCCCTTATACCTAAGGCCAGAAGCCTGGGGGCGGCTTTTCAAAAGATCAATTTTTTGCGGGATGTTAAGGCTGATTATACCGAACGTGGGCGCACATATTTTCCGGGGATCGATTTCAATAATTTTACCGAGCGGGATAAGCTTGCCATTGAGGCGGAAATTAAACACGATTTTGATGAAGCCTTTGAGGGAATAAAGCGTCTGCCCGTTGGCACCAGGCTTGGGGTTTATATTGCGTATATTTACTACCTGCAGCTGTTTAAGAAAATAAGCTATACCCCGGCTAATGTAATATTGCAAAAGCGCATCCGGGTTTCTGATGCCCGTAAAATGAGTTTGTATGTCAAAGCTGTTCTGCAGCAAAAACTAAATGTTATTTAA
- a CDS encoding lycopene cyclase domain-containing protein — translation MRYTYLLINLLTVFFPVVLSFDKRVQFYKSWKFIWPGIAVTGLFFLFWDILFTIRGVWLFNPSYIIGVKFFGLPLEEILFFLTVPFACIFIYACLNHYVKWLMPFRLTSIISSMVILLSILMLIFYHDRLYTAVTFGLLLLLVVLIQYVFKADWLNRYYLAYIVALLPFYIVNGILTSIPIVLYNNAENLGKRVGTIPFEDHFYLMALLLMNIGFFEYFKQRKLSR, via the coding sequence GTGAGATACACCTATTTACTGATCAATCTGCTAACGGTATTTTTTCCCGTTGTGCTTTCGTTTGATAAAAGGGTGCAGTTTTATAAAAGCTGGAAATTTATATGGCCCGGCATAGCCGTTACCGGTTTGTTTTTTTTGTTTTGGGACATACTTTTTACAATCAGGGGTGTTTGGTTGTTCAATCCGTCATATATCATAGGTGTTAAGTTTTTTGGTTTGCCCTTAGAGGAAATACTCTTCTTTTTAACGGTGCCGTTTGCCTGTATATTTATTTACGCCTGCCTTAATCACTATGTTAAATGGCTGATGCCTTTCAGGCTTACCAGTATTATAAGCAGTATGGTAATATTGCTGAGCATCCTAATGCTGATATTTTATCATGACCGGCTTTACACCGCGGTTACTTTTGGTTTATTATTACTGCTGGTAGTGCTGATTCAATATGTTTTTAAGGCCGATTGGCTTAATCGTTATTACCTGGCCTATATTGTGGCACTTTTGCCGTTTTATATAGTAAACGGCATATTAACCTCCATACCAATTGTGTTGTACAACAATGCCGAAAACCTGGGAAAGCGGGTTGGCACTATTCCGTTTGAGGATCATTTTTACCTGATGGCTTTACTGCTCATGAACATTGGTTTCTTTGAATATTTTAAACAACGGAAATTAAGCCGATGA
- a CDS encoding cytochrome b5 domain-containing protein — protein sequence MSELPTYTKSQLALRNGQDKPQIWVAYKGDIYDVTESRLWRNGKHYEHWAGQDLTDELAGAPHTETVFERFVKVGRLTPALSFGEGGKG from the coding sequence ATGAGCGAGCTGCCGACATACACTAAATCGCAACTGGCCTTACGCAATGGTCAGGATAAGCCCCAGATCTGGGTGGCTTATAAAGGTGATATTTATGATGTAACCGAAAGCCGGTTATGGCGAAACGGGAAACATTATGAACACTGGGCCGGGCAGGATTTGACAGATGAACTTGCCGGCGCACCACATACCGAAACCGTATTTGAGAGATTTGTAAAGGTAGGTCGCCTAACCCCGGCCCTCTCCTTTGGGGAGGGAGGGAAGGGTTGA